Proteins co-encoded in one Hemibagrus wyckioides isolate EC202008001 linkage group LG26, SWU_Hwy_1.0, whole genome shotgun sequence genomic window:
- the atp5md gene encoding ATP synthase membrane subunit DAPIT, mitochondrial yields the protein MAGHDSGTHHQFTGIAKYFNSYTITGRRNCVLATYASIAAIILFFKLKPKKEKAVTAS from the exons ATGGCTGGTCACGACTCCGGCACACATCACCAGTTCACCGGCATCGCCAAGTACTTCAACTCCTACACCATCACAGGAAGGAGGAAT TGTGTCTTGGCCACATATGCCAGCATCGCTGCCATTATCCTGTTCTTCAAACTGAAGCCCAAGAAGGAGAAGGCTGTAACGGCGAGCTAA
- the taf5 gene encoding transcription initiation factor TFIID subunit 5 isoform X2 yields the protein MAAVHDGPSDIESEKETKPDILSDESGANLPGIMSGTLPSSLHPPPPAVAPKTEEQQQTLLAVLQFLRRNNLTESVDILRREAGLQDEAEEERGAEATTPGLNSGPGDTSSLLSRVSSQSSAPAKGGEDQPDVSVVLSAYSQQGDPSLYQVYYSGLKKFIESVLDCHRAELSQLFYPLFVHMYLELVYNNHETEAKAFFEKFSGDQECYYQDDLRVLSGLTKKEHMKGNETLLDFRTSRFVLRISRDSYQLLKRHLQERQNNQIWNIIQEHLYIDIFDGMPRSKSQIDSTSGSLAGEAVREANKAKVYYGLLKEPEIEVPLDDEDEEAENEEGKPKKKKPKKDSMGSKSKKQDPNAPQQNRIPLPELKDSDKLDKIMYMKEATKRLRLGPETLPSICFYTFLNAYQGLTAVDVTDDSSLIAGGFADSTVRIWSVTPKKLRKVKSSAELSLIEKESDDVLERIMDEKTASESKILYGHSGPVYAVSFSPDRNYLLSSSEDGTIRLWSLQTFTCLVAYKGHNYPVWDTQFSPHGYYFVSGGHDRVARLWATDHHQPLRIFAGHLSDVTCTRFHPNSNYLATGSADRTVRLWDVLNGNCVRIFTGHKGPIHSLAFSPSGKFLASGSTDGRVLLWDIGHGLMIGDLKGHSDTVYALKFSRDGEILASGSMDNTVRLWDVTRAIDDVETDDFTAATGHIHLPDNSQELLLGTYLTKATAVIHVHFTRRNLLLAAGAYTSQ from the exons ATGGCGGCCGTACATGACGGACCGAGCGACAtcgagagcgagaaagagacaAAACCCGACATTCTGAGCGACGAGTCGGGAGCAAACCTGCCGGGAATAATGAGCGGGACGCTGCCCTCGTCGCTGCACCCACCTCCTCCTGCCGTAGCGCCGAAAACAGAGGAGCAGCAGCAAACTTTACTCGCCGTGCTGCAGTTCCTGAGGAGGAACAACCTAACGGAGTCGGTGGATATCCTGCGGCGCGAGGCAGGACTGCAGGACGAGGCAGAGGAGGAGCGCGGGGCAGAAGCTACAACCCCGGGGCTGAACAGCGGGCCTGGAGACACTAGCTCCCTCCTCAGCCGTGTGTCTTCCCAAAGCAGCGCTCCGGCTAAAG GTGGAGAAGACCAGCCAGATGTCAGTGTTGTCCTCTCAGCATACAGCCAGCAGGGGGATCCTTCACTGTATCAGGTGTACTACAGTGGGCTGAAGAAGTTCATCGAGTCAGTGCTGGACTGCCACAGGGCCGAGCTGTCGCAGCTCTTCTACCCTCTCTTCGTGCACATGTACCTGGAGCTGGTTTACAACAACCATGAAACTGAAGCCAAGGCGTTTTTCGAAAA GTTCAGCGGTGACCAGGAATGCTACTACCAGGACGATCTGCGTGTGCTCTCCGGCCTCACCAAGAAGGAGCACATGAAGGGCAACGAGACGCTGCTGGATTTCCGCACGAGTCGCTTCGTGCTGCGCATTTCCCGCGACTCCTACCAGCTGCTGAAGCGGCACCTTCAGGAGAGGCAGAACAACCAGATCTGGAACATCATCCAGGAGCACCTCTACATCGACATCTTCGATGGCATGCCACGCAGCAAGAGTCAGATCGACAGCACGTCCGGCAGCCTGGCCGGAGAAGCCGTCCGAGAGGCCAACAAAGCCAAG GTGTATTACGGACTGCTGAAGGAGCCAGAGATCGAGGTCCCTCTCGACGATGAAGACGAAGAGGCCGAGAACGAAGAAGGCAAACCCAAGAAGAAGAAACCCAAGAAGGACAGCATGGGTTCAAAAAGCAAGAAGCAGGACCCCAATGCTCCACAACAAAACAG GATTCCTCTACCAGAACTGAAGGACTCTGATAAACTGGACAAAATCATGTACATGAAAGAGGCCACAAAGAGGCTTCGTCTCGGCCCTGAGACACTGCCCTCGATATGCTTCTACACATTCCTCAACGCTTACCAG GGTCTGACAGCAGTGGACGTTACAGATGACTCGAGTCTGATAGCAGGAGGCTTCGCCGATTCCACAGTGCGCATCTGGAGCGTCACACCCAAGAAACTCCGCAAGGTCAAATCCTCAGCAG aactCAGTCTCATAGAAAAGGAGTCGGACGACGTGCTAGAAAGGATCATGGATGAAAAAACAGCCAGCGAGTCCAAGATCCTGTACGGCCACAGCGGGCCAGTGTACGCCGTCAGCTTCAGTCCAGACAG GAATTATCTGTTGTCGAGTTCAGAAGACGGCACCATCAGGCTGTGGAGCTTACAGACCTTTACCTGTCTAGTAGCGTATAAGGGACACAATTACCCAGTGTGGGACACTCAGTTCTCCCCACATGGATACTACTTTGTATCTGGAGGACATGACCGAGTGGCTCG ATTGTGGGCCACTGACCATCACCAGCCCCTCCGTATATTCGCCGGCCATCTCTCTGACGTCACCTGTACCCGCTTCCACCCGAACTCTAATTACCTGGCCACGGGCTCAGCCGATCGCACCGTGCGCCTCTGGGACGTCCTGAACGGCAACTGCGTCCGTATTTTTACTGGACACAAG GGACCCATCCACTCGCTGGCATTCTCACCCAGTGGTAAGTTCCTGGCTTCTGGCTCAACCGACGGCCGAGTTCTGCTGTGGGACATCGGTCACGGACTCATGATTGGAGATTTGAAGGGCCACAGTGACACCGTCTACGCGCTCAAGTTCAGCAGAGATGGAGAAATCCTTGCGTCAG GCTCCATGGACAACACTGTCCGGCTGTGGGACGTCACCAGAGCCATCGATGACGTGGAAACGGACGATTTCACAGCAGCCACGGGTCACATTCACTTACCCGACAACTCTCAGGAGTTATTACTGGGAACGTATCTGACCAAAGCCACCGCAGTCATCCACGTCCACTTCACCAGACGCAACCTGCTACTGGCCGCCGGGGCGTACACCTCCCAGTGA
- the taf5 gene encoding transcription initiation factor TFIID subunit 5 isoform X1 — MAAVHDGPSDIESEKETKPDILSDESGANLPGIMSGTLPSSLHPPPPAVAPKTEEQQQTLLAVLQFLRRNNLTESVDILRREAGLQDEAEEERGAEATTPGLNSGPGDTSSLLSRVSSQSSAPAKATGGEDQPDVSVVLSAYSQQGDPSLYQVYYSGLKKFIESVLDCHRAELSQLFYPLFVHMYLELVYNNHETEAKAFFEKFSGDQECYYQDDLRVLSGLTKKEHMKGNETLLDFRTSRFVLRISRDSYQLLKRHLQERQNNQIWNIIQEHLYIDIFDGMPRSKSQIDSTSGSLAGEAVREANKAKVYYGLLKEPEIEVPLDDEDEEAENEEGKPKKKKPKKDSMGSKSKKQDPNAPQQNRIPLPELKDSDKLDKIMYMKEATKRLRLGPETLPSICFYTFLNAYQGLTAVDVTDDSSLIAGGFADSTVRIWSVTPKKLRKVKSSAELSLIEKESDDVLERIMDEKTASESKILYGHSGPVYAVSFSPDRNYLLSSSEDGTIRLWSLQTFTCLVAYKGHNYPVWDTQFSPHGYYFVSGGHDRVARLWATDHHQPLRIFAGHLSDVTCTRFHPNSNYLATGSADRTVRLWDVLNGNCVRIFTGHKGPIHSLAFSPSGKFLASGSTDGRVLLWDIGHGLMIGDLKGHSDTVYALKFSRDGEILASGSMDNTVRLWDVTRAIDDVETDDFTAATGHIHLPDNSQELLLGTYLTKATAVIHVHFTRRNLLLAAGAYTSQ; from the exons ATGGCGGCCGTACATGACGGACCGAGCGACAtcgagagcgagaaagagacaAAACCCGACATTCTGAGCGACGAGTCGGGAGCAAACCTGCCGGGAATAATGAGCGGGACGCTGCCCTCGTCGCTGCACCCACCTCCTCCTGCCGTAGCGCCGAAAACAGAGGAGCAGCAGCAAACTTTACTCGCCGTGCTGCAGTTCCTGAGGAGGAACAACCTAACGGAGTCGGTGGATATCCTGCGGCGCGAGGCAGGACTGCAGGACGAGGCAGAGGAGGAGCGCGGGGCAGAAGCTACAACCCCGGGGCTGAACAGCGGGCCTGGAGACACTAGCTCCCTCCTCAGCCGTGTGTCTTCCCAAAGCAGCGCTCCGGCTAAAG CTACAGGTGGAGAAGACCAGCCAGATGTCAGTGTTGTCCTCTCAGCATACAGCCAGCAGGGGGATCCTTCACTGTATCAGGTGTACTACAGTGGGCTGAAGAAGTTCATCGAGTCAGTGCTGGACTGCCACAGGGCCGAGCTGTCGCAGCTCTTCTACCCTCTCTTCGTGCACATGTACCTGGAGCTGGTTTACAACAACCATGAAACTGAAGCCAAGGCGTTTTTCGAAAA GTTCAGCGGTGACCAGGAATGCTACTACCAGGACGATCTGCGTGTGCTCTCCGGCCTCACCAAGAAGGAGCACATGAAGGGCAACGAGACGCTGCTGGATTTCCGCACGAGTCGCTTCGTGCTGCGCATTTCCCGCGACTCCTACCAGCTGCTGAAGCGGCACCTTCAGGAGAGGCAGAACAACCAGATCTGGAACATCATCCAGGAGCACCTCTACATCGACATCTTCGATGGCATGCCACGCAGCAAGAGTCAGATCGACAGCACGTCCGGCAGCCTGGCCGGAGAAGCCGTCCGAGAGGCCAACAAAGCCAAG GTGTATTACGGACTGCTGAAGGAGCCAGAGATCGAGGTCCCTCTCGACGATGAAGACGAAGAGGCCGAGAACGAAGAAGGCAAACCCAAGAAGAAGAAACCCAAGAAGGACAGCATGGGTTCAAAAAGCAAGAAGCAGGACCCCAATGCTCCACAACAAAACAG GATTCCTCTACCAGAACTGAAGGACTCTGATAAACTGGACAAAATCATGTACATGAAAGAGGCCACAAAGAGGCTTCGTCTCGGCCCTGAGACACTGCCCTCGATATGCTTCTACACATTCCTCAACGCTTACCAG GGTCTGACAGCAGTGGACGTTACAGATGACTCGAGTCTGATAGCAGGAGGCTTCGCCGATTCCACAGTGCGCATCTGGAGCGTCACACCCAAGAAACTCCGCAAGGTCAAATCCTCAGCAG aactCAGTCTCATAGAAAAGGAGTCGGACGACGTGCTAGAAAGGATCATGGATGAAAAAACAGCCAGCGAGTCCAAGATCCTGTACGGCCACAGCGGGCCAGTGTACGCCGTCAGCTTCAGTCCAGACAG GAATTATCTGTTGTCGAGTTCAGAAGACGGCACCATCAGGCTGTGGAGCTTACAGACCTTTACCTGTCTAGTAGCGTATAAGGGACACAATTACCCAGTGTGGGACACTCAGTTCTCCCCACATGGATACTACTTTGTATCTGGAGGACATGACCGAGTGGCTCG ATTGTGGGCCACTGACCATCACCAGCCCCTCCGTATATTCGCCGGCCATCTCTCTGACGTCACCTGTACCCGCTTCCACCCGAACTCTAATTACCTGGCCACGGGCTCAGCCGATCGCACCGTGCGCCTCTGGGACGTCCTGAACGGCAACTGCGTCCGTATTTTTACTGGACACAAG GGACCCATCCACTCGCTGGCATTCTCACCCAGTGGTAAGTTCCTGGCTTCTGGCTCAACCGACGGCCGAGTTCTGCTGTGGGACATCGGTCACGGACTCATGATTGGAGATTTGAAGGGCCACAGTGACACCGTCTACGCGCTCAAGTTCAGCAGAGATGGAGAAATCCTTGCGTCAG GCTCCATGGACAACACTGTCCGGCTGTGGGACGTCACCAGAGCCATCGATGACGTGGAAACGGACGATTTCACAGCAGCCACGGGTCACATTCACTTACCCGACAACTCTCAGGAGTTATTACTGGGAACGTATCTGACCAAAGCCACCGCAGTCATCCACGTCCACTTCACCAGACGCAACCTGCTACTGGCCGCCGGGGCGTACACCTCCCAGTGA